GGGAAAAACCAAGTCTGGAGTGTTATTTTGCAACAAAACCTCAATTCATTTTTGCAGCTCAATGTCAATTACGAAGGTCGCAACTCTGGCGAACGCACCATCCACACGGGAAGCATGCAGATTCGCGCAAGTTTTTAGAAGTTTTATTTGGGCGGCATTTCGCGCTATTCAGGGGTTTCGTCTTCAGAAGCCAAGCTTTGTCCTGTCGCTGTTCTTCAGACCGCTCGCTTCGCTCGCGCCCTTACTATCCCGGCCGCAGATTCTAGATGATATTTTGGTGTTGTCATGCAATAAAAGCGTTGTTAGGGCTCAAAGCCCTAACAACGCTCAATACTCAATTATTTAAAACTAAAAAGAACACGTATAAATAATGTGTTAACTGCTTTATTTAGTAATTTTGAGTTTTAATTATTTCCCATGCCTTTGTACAAAGATTTTTCTGATGATAAAGCCAAAATTCTGATTTGGAAATTTGACGAAAACGAACATCTAGATATCAATACTTTATTAGAACCCGAAAATTATAATAAAGTCAAAGATTATCATCCCAAAAAAATTAATGAATTTTTGATGGTGCGTAAGATGCTACTGGAATTGTTGCCGGGTTATAAAATTTTATACAAAGAAAATGGCGAACCTTTTTTGGAACCCAGCGACTACAATATTTCCATAAGTCATTCTTTCCCATTAGCTGCCATTGCGATTTCAAAGATGAAAGTTGGCATCGACCTCGAACTCAAAAAAGAAAAAATAAAACACATTCGCCACAAATTTGTCCTTCACGAAAACGACTTTATAAATAATGATGCGGAAGTCGATTTTTTAACTGCGATCTGGAGTGTCAAAGAATCTTTGTACAAAATCCACCATTCCAAATATTGGTCTTTGAAAAAACATTACGACATCCAAAGTTTTGAACCAAGCGAAAATTTTAATGTGAAAGCCCGCGTCTATGACCAGAATTTTGAAGATGTTTTCGAAGTCAAGGTGAGAAGGCTTGGTGATTATTATTTTTCGGTCGTTTTGGAATAATCAATAATCAGTCATTCTTGTGTCGGTAATAGTTTTCGACCACTTTTCGTTGATCTTTTGCTACATCATAAATCAGTTCTAATAAATCCTGAATGTTTTTCAGCTCGGTTAAATGACTTATTTTTGTTGGATCTCTATGGTCAATATAGTCTCTTTCATCAAGTTCTTGTCGGCGTTTTTCTAGAAGTTCGTCCACGTGATCGTCGGGTTCTATTTTGCTTTGGTCGATAATTTCGTAATCAAATTCTTCCTTACGCAACAGCGAATTGCTTCTAATAAGTTCTGACGAAATTTTTATTTTCCAACTTTGGCTATCAATTTCGGGATACAACTCTTGATTTTTAGCAAACTGAGACAAAGACGCGGTATAAGCTGTTAATAGGTGAGAAGTGGTCACAAATTGATGAACTGTTTCTAATTTTTTTCGTTGATCTTTTGGATCCGAAATCATTCGTTGAAAGTTGTCGGATAAGTTGGCAAGGTCGATAATGGCGTTTTTTCTTTTGAGACGATAGTCTTCATCGTTTTCTTTTTTGTTAATGAAAAGATCCATCACCACCCGAAAATAATCGAGGTTGCTTTTTCCTGATTTTTTCATCAGTTGCAAATTTTGGGTGTATTCCCAAACCGGAAATACAAAATAGGCAACCAAAAATGTCACTGCGCCTGCAATAGCCGTATCTATAATTCTGTCTTTAAAAATGAGATTAATATTCCCTGGTTTTAAAAAATTAAACGAGAGAAAAACATAAATGGTCATAAAAAATACAGCCCAAAAATATTTTGATTTTAAGAGACTAAAACATAAAGTCATTGTCGTTAACAATATAGCTAGCAATAGACTTTGGTCGGTGATGTAATACAAAAGGATATATGCCGCGATGCCTCCTGCGACGGTGCCATACAGTCTGAGGAGATTGCGATGCTTGGTTGTGCTGTAAGCGGGTTTCAAAATAGCAGTTATCGTAATCATAATCCAATAGGCATGACCGATTCCTAAAAACTCGAGTTTCGAGATGATATAACCAATAAATAAGGCTAAAGTCACACGAACGGCATGGCGGAAATGCCCAGAATGCAAAGAGATATTGCTCAACAAAACCTTGCGGTTGAGGCGTTCTTCTTTTGGAACAAACTTGTTAAGATCCAGTCCTGTAGAAAGACTTTTGGCAAGTTTTATATCTTGGTCAAAGACACGGAAAATAGTTTTGATTTCGTCCGTAACTTCTGTTATTCTCATCAAAACCTGACGCAAAAGCATGAAATCTTCTAGGTTATCTGCATTGATGACTTCTGCGCGATGTTCGTAAAATTGGTGGTAAATATTTTTTAATTCTTTATCAAAATTATATTGTTCTTTGGTTCTGATGTTGCCTTGTAAAGCGATACCAATGTTGGTAATCTCGTTGGCCATATTCATCAGATAATCGTGCATTTGGTTTAGGATTTTAGTTTCTCCA
This genomic stretch from Chryseobacterium sp. POL2 harbors:
- a CDS encoding 4'-phosphopantetheinyl transferase family protein; translation: MPLYKDFSDDKAKILIWKFDENEHLDINTLLEPENYNKVKDYHPKKINEFLMVRKMLLELLPGYKILYKENGEPFLEPSDYNISISHSFPLAAIAISKMKVGIDLELKKEKIKHIRHKFVLHENDFINNDAEVDFLTAIWSVKESLYKIHHSKYWSLKKHYDIQSFEPSENFNVKARVYDQNFEDVFEVKVRRLGDYYFSVVLE
- a CDS encoding FUSC family protein, whose translation is MNYTAELKKFLTSQYIFAGTRIALAIVIPSIILAHFGLLQEYFLFPMGTSFVGLTDQPGPFVRRRNTLAFAVISYFLVALIASLVKDFQWIVYLEIIVFGMFFSLIGVYGSRLAGVGSLSLVVLSIFIDGHLTGDDVFHSLIVFLAGCIWFIIVFLVVSTLQPYKLASQMVGENYLELADYLRIKAKFYKKNENVDGLINQLIAQQIKIKEQQEATREIVFKTRKIVNESTTQSRILMLMFLNSIDLFEKLLTSENDYRKLNHVFGETKILNQMHDYLMNMANEITNIGIALQGNIRTKEQYNFDKELKNIYHQFYEHRAEVINADNLEDFMLLRQVLMRITEVTDEIKTIFRVFDQDIKLAKSLSTGLDLNKFVPKEERLNRKVLLSNISLHSGHFRHAVRVTLALFIGYIISKLEFLGIGHAYWIMITITAILKPAYSTTKHRNLLRLYGTVAGGIAAYILLYYITDQSLLLAILLTTMTLCFSLLKSKYFWAVFFMTIYVFLSFNFLKPGNINLIFKDRIIDTAIAGAVTFLVAYFVFPVWEYTQNLQLMKKSGKSNLDYFRVVMDLFINKKENDEDYRLKRKNAIIDLANLSDNFQRMISDPKDQRKKLETVHQFVTTSHLLTAYTASLSQFAKNQELYPEIDSQSWKIKISSELIRSNSLLRKEEFDYEIIDQSKIEPDDHVDELLEKRRQELDERDYIDHRDPTKISHLTELKNIQDLLELIYDVAKDQRKVVENYYRHKND